Proteins co-encoded in one Streptomyces sp. SLBN-31 genomic window:
- a CDS encoding thioesterase family protein: MRHLYRCPLRWSDMDAYGHVNNAVFVRYLEEARIDFLFRPEKDFKQGSVVARHEIDYKRQLVHRHHPVDIELWVSQIRAASFTITYEVKDDDVVYVRASTVVVPFDFEAQRPRRITAEERDFLEEYRDDSEEEAVAA; the protein is encoded by the coding sequence TTGCGCCATCTCTATCGCTGTCCCCTGCGCTGGTCGGACATGGACGCCTACGGCCATGTCAACAACGCGGTCTTCGTCCGCTACCTGGAGGAGGCCCGTATCGACTTCCTCTTCCGTCCGGAGAAGGACTTCAAGCAGGGGTCGGTGGTGGCCCGGCACGAGATCGACTACAAGCGGCAGCTCGTCCACCGGCACCACCCGGTGGACATCGAGCTGTGGGTCAGTCAGATACGGGCGGCGTCCTTCACCATCACCTACGAGGTGAAGGACGACGACGTGGTCTACGTGCGTGCCTCCACGGTGGTCGTGCCGTTCGACTTCGAGGCCCAGCGGCCGCGCCGGATCACCGCCGAGGAGCGGGACTTCCTGGAGGAGTACCGGGACGACTCCGAGGAGGAGGCCGTCGCCGCATGA
- a CDS encoding ATP-binding cassette domain-containing protein, translating to MTATNPTLADLTTRAKNTRTRPAYGHDALITCDRLVRIFTTDGIEVQALQGLDLLVREGELMALVGASGSGKSTLMNILAGLDTPTAGAARVAGQDLLTMTAKDRLAYRRSTVGFIWQQTSRNLLPYLTAAQNIALPMQLAGTRSRASRRAHAERALELLELLEIPDCRDRRPHQMSGGQQQRVAIAVALANDPAVLLADEPTGELDSHTAEHVFAAFRTANERLGTTIVIVTHDQAVAGEVRRTVAIRDGRTSTEVLRRSEVDETTGHETVVAREYAMLDRAGRLQLPAEYTEALGMRDRVALELEPDHIAVRPDDSEDRT from the coding sequence ATGACCGCGACCAATCCCACCCTCGCCGACCTGACGACCCGCGCCAAGAACACCCGCACCCGCCCCGCCTACGGCCACGACGCCCTCATCACCTGCGACCGCCTGGTCCGTATCTTCACCACGGACGGCATAGAGGTCCAGGCCCTCCAGGGCCTCGACCTCCTGGTCCGCGAGGGCGAACTCATGGCCCTGGTGGGCGCGTCGGGCAGCGGCAAGTCCACCCTCATGAACATCCTCGCCGGCCTCGACACCCCCACCGCCGGCGCCGCCCGCGTCGCGGGCCAGGACCTGCTCACGATGACCGCGAAGGACCGCCTCGCCTACCGCCGCAGCACCGTCGGCTTCATCTGGCAGCAGACCTCCCGCAACCTCCTGCCCTACCTCACCGCCGCCCAGAACATCGCCCTGCCGATGCAGCTGGCCGGCACCCGCTCCCGCGCGTCACGCCGTGCCCACGCCGAACGCGCCCTGGAACTGCTGGAGTTGCTGGAGATTCCGGACTGCCGCGACCGCCGCCCGCACCAGATGTCCGGCGGCCAGCAGCAGCGCGTGGCCATCGCCGTCGCCCTGGCCAACGACCCCGCCGTCCTGCTCGCCGACGAACCCACCGGCGAACTCGACTCGCACACCGCGGAACACGTCTTCGCCGCCTTCCGCACCGCGAACGAACGCCTCGGCACCACCATCGTGATCGTCACCCACGACCAGGCGGTCGCCGGCGAGGTCCGCCGCACGGTCGCCATCCGCGACGGCCGCACCTCCACGGAGGTCCTGCGCCGCAGCGAGGTCGACGAGACCACCGGCCACGAGACGGTCGTCGCCCGCGAGTACGCCATGCTCGACCGCGCCGGCCGTCTGCAGCTTCCCGCCGAGTACACCGAGGCGCTGGGTATGCGTGACCGCGTCGCGCTGGAACTGGAGCCCGACCACATCGCCGTACGCCCCGACGACAGCGAGGACCGTACGTGA
- a CDS encoding Cys-Gln thioester bond-forming surface protein: MFASFSALCARRRGARARLASALVVSGLVAAGALTGAGAAVAAETPHAQGGATATIGGLKTYGSAVIHDKAAGDQQVSAGLFEMSVDGGGTLQTYCVDLHNPTQRDARYHETSWSGTSLGANRDAGRIRWILQNSYPQVNDLAALAAKAGVRGGLSEQDAAAGTQVAIWRYSDGADVDAVDPQAERLADYLEKSAVDVAEPKASLTLDPPAVSGHPGELLGPVTVHTDAAAVTVTPPADAAITGVRIVGKDGKPLTTVADGSRLFFDVPEDATAGSAELTVQGSTTVPVGRAFTSDSRSQTQILAGSSESTVSATASASWAKKGAIPALSAVRDCAKGGVDLTAANQGDETFTFSLMGTEYSIPAGASRTMTITLQEDQPYDFAIKGTGGLEQRFTGILDCRTQGSESGDAVQTLSEPSPATVGGTADDTNLAATGGTGTTPLIAGVAIGFVVIGGAALIVVRKKEEARTRG; encoded by the coding sequence GTGTTTGCTTCGTTCTCTGCGCTGTGCGCGCGAAGGCGAGGGGCCAGGGCCCGGCTCGCCTCCGCGTTGGTGGTGTCCGGACTCGTGGCGGCCGGCGCGCTGACCGGTGCGGGTGCGGCCGTGGCCGCGGAGACCCCACATGCCCAGGGCGGGGCGACCGCCACCATAGGCGGGCTCAAGACCTACGGCTCCGCGGTGATCCACGACAAGGCAGCCGGCGACCAGCAGGTCTCGGCGGGCCTGTTCGAGATGTCCGTCGACGGCGGCGGCACCCTGCAGACGTACTGCGTCGACCTGCACAACCCCACCCAGCGCGACGCCCGGTACCACGAGACCTCCTGGAGCGGGACCTCACTGGGCGCCAACCGGGACGCGGGCAGGATCCGCTGGATCCTGCAGAACTCCTACCCGCAGGTCAACGACCTCGCGGCGCTCGCCGCCAAGGCGGGTGTGCGGGGCGGCCTGAGCGAGCAGGACGCGGCGGCCGGCACGCAGGTGGCCATCTGGCGCTACTCGGACGGGGCCGACGTCGACGCCGTCGACCCGCAGGCCGAAAGGCTCGCGGACTACCTGGAGAAGAGCGCCGTCGACGTGGCGGAGCCCAAGGCCTCGCTGACCCTCGACCCGCCCGCGGTCTCCGGGCACCCCGGCGAGCTCCTCGGTCCGGTGACCGTGCACACCGACGCCGCCGCCGTGACGGTGACCCCACCGGCGGACGCGGCCATCACGGGCGTACGGATCGTCGGCAAGGACGGCAAGCCGCTCACCACCGTCGCCGACGGCAGCCGGCTCTTCTTCGACGTGCCCGAGGACGCGACGGCCGGCTCGGCCGAGCTGACCGTGCAGGGGTCGACCACCGTCCCCGTCGGCCGTGCCTTCACCTCCGACAGCCGCAGCCAGACGCAGATCCTGGCCGGCTCCAGCGAGTCCACGGTCTCGGCGACCGCGAGCGCGAGCTGGGCGAAGAAGGGGGCCATACCGGCCCTCTCCGCGGTGCGGGACTGCGCCAAGGGCGGTGTCGACCTCACCGCGGCCAACCAGGGTGACGAGACGTTCACGTTCTCGCTGATGGGGACCGAGTACAGCATTCCGGCGGGCGCCTCTCGGACGATGACGATCACGCTGCAGGAGGACCAGCCCTACGACTTCGCCATCAAGGGGACCGGCGGTCTCGAACAGCGCTTCACCGGGATCCTCGACTGCAGGACGCAGGGCAGCGAGAGCGGCGACGCGGTCCAGACGCTCAGCGAGCCCAGCCCGGCGACGGTGGGCGGCACCGCCGACGACACCAACCTCGCCGCGACCGGTGGCACCGGCACGACCCCGTTGATCGCGGGCGTCGCGATCGGCTTCGTGGTGATCGGTGGGGCGGCGCTGATCGTGGTCCGCAAGAAGGAGGAGGCGCGGACGCGGGGCTGA
- the ettA gene encoding energy-dependent translational throttle protein EttA, whose product MAEFIYTMRKTRKAHGDKVILDDVTLNFLPGAKIGVVGPNGAGKSTVLKIMAGLEQPSNGDAFISPGYSVGILMQEPTLNEEKTVLENVQEGVAEIKGKLDRFNEIAELMATDYSDALLDEMGKLQEDLDHANAWDLDAQLEQAMDALGCPPGDWPVTTLSGGEKRRVALCKLLLEAPDLLLLDEPTNHLDAESVNWLEQHLAKYAGTVVAITHDRYFLDNVAEWILELDRGRAYPYEGNYSTYLETKQTRLKVEGQKDAKRAKRLKEELEWVRSNAKGRQAKSKARLARYEEMAAEAEKMRKLDFEEIQIPPGPRLGSIVVEVNNLNKAFGDKVLIDDLSFTLPRNGIVGVIGPNGAGKTTLFKMIQGLETPDSGSIKVGETVKISYVDQSRENIDPKKTLWAVVSDELDYINVGQVEMPSRAYVSAFGFKGPDQQKPAGVLSGGERNRLNLALTLKQGGNLLLLDEPTNDLDVETLSSLENALLEFPGCAVVVSHDRWFLDRVATHILAYEGDSKWFWFEGNFESYEKNKIERLGPDAARPHRATYKKLTRG is encoded by the coding sequence TTGGCTGAGTTCATTTACACCATGCGCAAGACGCGCAAGGCGCACGGCGACAAGGTGATCCTCGATGATGTCACCCTGAACTTCCTGCCGGGAGCGAAGATCGGCGTTGTCGGCCCGAACGGTGCCGGTAAGTCGACCGTTCTGAAGATCATGGCGGGGCTGGAGCAGCCGTCCAACGGTGACGCCTTCATCTCTCCCGGTTACAGCGTCGGCATCCTGATGCAGGAACCCACGCTGAACGAGGAGAAGACCGTCCTGGAAAACGTCCAGGAGGGTGTCGCCGAGATCAAGGGCAAGCTCGACCGGTTCAACGAGATCGCCGAGCTGATGGCCACCGACTACAGCGACGCACTGCTCGACGAGATGGGCAAGCTGCAGGAGGACCTCGACCACGCCAACGCGTGGGACCTCGACGCCCAGCTGGAGCAGGCCATGGACGCCCTCGGGTGCCCGCCCGGCGACTGGCCCGTCACCACCCTCTCCGGTGGTGAGAAGCGGCGTGTGGCGCTGTGCAAGCTGCTGCTGGAGGCGCCCGACCTGCTGCTCCTCGACGAGCCCACCAACCACCTCGACGCCGAGTCGGTGAACTGGCTGGAGCAGCACCTCGCCAAGTACGCGGGCACCGTCGTGGCCATCACCCACGACCGGTACTTCCTCGACAACGTCGCCGAGTGGATCCTCGAGCTCGACCGCGGACGCGCGTACCCGTACGAGGGCAACTACTCCACGTACCTGGAGACCAAGCAGACCCGTCTCAAGGTCGAGGGCCAGAAGGACGCCAAGCGCGCCAAGCGGCTCAAGGAAGAGCTCGAGTGGGTCCGCTCCAACGCCAAGGGGCGGCAGGCCAAGTCCAAGGCGCGTCTCGCCCGGTACGAGGAGATGGCCGCCGAGGCCGAGAAGATGCGGAAGCTGGACTTCGAGGAGATCCAGATCCCGCCGGGCCCGCGGCTCGGCAGCATCGTCGTCGAGGTCAACAACCTCAACAAGGCCTTCGGTGACAAGGTCCTCATCGACGATCTCTCCTTCACGCTGCCGCGCAACGGCATCGTGGGCGTCATCGGCCCGAACGGCGCCGGCAAGACCACGTTGTTCAAGATGATCCAGGGTCTGGAGACCCCGGACTCCGGCTCCATCAAGGTCGGCGAGACCGTCAAGATCTCGTACGTCGACCAGAGCCGCGAGAACATCGACCCGAAGAAGACCCTGTGGGCCGTCGTGTCGGACGAGCTGGACTACATCAACGTGGGCCAGGTCGAGATGCCCAGCCGGGCGTACGTGTCCGCGTTCGGCTTCAAGGGCCCGGACCAGCAGAAGCCTGCCGGTGTCCTCTCCGGCGGTGAGCGCAACCGGCTGAACCTCGCGCTCACCCTCAAGCAGGGCGGCAACCTGCTGCTCCTCGACGAGCCGACCAACGACCTCGACGTCGAGACGCTCTCCAGCCTGGAGAACGCGCTGCTGGAGTTCCCCGGTTGCGCCGTCGTCGTCTCCCACGACCGGTGGTTCCTCGACCGGGTCGCCACGCACATCCTCGCCTACGAGGGTGACTCCAAGTGGTTCTGGTTCGAGGGCAACTTCGAGTCGTACGAGAAGAACAAGATCGAGCGGCTCGGACCGGACGCCGCGCGTCCGCACCGTGCCACCTACAAGAAGCTGACCCGGGGCTGA